A window of Flammeovirga kamogawensis genomic DNA:
TTTGAAATAAAAATTCATTTCCAGCTCTTCTAGCAGGATCACCTGTACAACTTTCTTCAGGTCCTAAAACTGCAAAATTTACATTTACTTCATTTAAAATTTTCACAAATGCTGTTATAACTCTTTTATATCTATCATCATATGAACCTGCACAGCCTACCCAAAATAAAACTTCAGGGTGTTTCCCTTGTTCTACCATTTCGGCCATTGTTGGTACTTTTAGAAAATTAGTATCTGCCATATTTAAAGTATTGTCTTTAGTAAAATTTTAGGTTATGCGTTTTCTTTCTCTGTTACTGTTTTTTTAATTTCTTGGGTTCTGAGTTCTTCTCCCCATTTAAAACGATCACTAGCTGAGAAAGCCCATGGAGCTTGATTGTTCTCAATGTTATTGAACACCATATTCCATTCTTGTGGAGTTGATGATTCTTCCATTGCAACATAACGTCTCATGTCTAAAATAATTCCTAGTGGATCTATATTAATAGGACAAGCTTCAGTACAAGCATTACATGATGTACATGCCATTAATTCTTCCTTAGTGATGAAATCGCCATATAAACTCTTTCCATCGTCTTGGAATGTACCACCATTGCTATCTATGTTTTTTCCTATTTCTTCAGCTCTATCTCTAACGTCCATCATCACCTTTCTAGGAGATAATTTTTTACCTGTTATGTTAGCAGGACATTGTGAAGTACAACGGCCACATTCAGTACAAGAATAAGCATTCATCACATTTCTCCATGTCAAATCTTGAACATCTTTTGCTCCAAAAGTTGGCATTTCATCAGAGTCTCCAGTATCAGTAGTTTCAACTGGCATTCCTAACATAATTTTCACTTCATTGGTTACTGAATCCATATTCGTCATTTCACCTTTAGGTTCCATTTTTGCAAAATATGTATTTGGGAATGCAAGGAAAATGTGAAGGTGTTTTGAATAAGTGATGTATACAGAAAAAGCAAAAATACCTATTATATGTACCCACCAAGCACTTCTTTCAATAGCCACTAAGGTTGTTTCAGAAAGTCCACTAAATATTGGAACTAAGAATTGGCTTATAGCAAATGTTCCTATTGCTGGGTAATGTGAGTTCCCCATTGTTTGAAGAACAGCATCTGCAGCATTCATAGAAAAAAGCATTGTCATTAAAATGATTTCTGCATATAAAATGATATTAGCATCTCTATAAGGCCAACCTTTCATTTCTGCCATATGAAAACGAGGAATGCGTAAGGCATTTCTACGGATCAAGAAAATAAAACATGAAACCGTAACAAGTAATGCCATGATTTCGAAGAAGCTGGCTAGAAAATGATAAATTCCAGAAGGAATAACTGCAGCAAATATTCTGTGTTGTCCTGTTAACCCATCGATTACAATTTCTAGAACTTCAATATTAATTAATAAAAACCCTGCATAAACTGCAAAGTGCATTAATCCTACAACCGGTCTGTCGAACATTTTTTGTTGCCCAAAAGCAAGACGGAACATGTTGGCAAATCGTTTATTAGAATCGCCTTTAATTTCTAGGTCTTTTCCTAGTTTAATGTTTCTGTAAATGAATCTAGCTCTCTTGGTTACCAAATAACCTGTTAAACCGATTGCGGCTACAAATAATAGTTGTTGCACAATCTGTATCATAGTGTTTAAAAAGTTTCTGTGTGTGTTTATTGATCTCTTACTAAATAACTCTACATACATTAAATTTGTTATGCTTGCAGAGTATTTTATGCTAATAAAGTAGATTTAAAGCGGATTTACAAATATTTATTCTACTTGATTAAGATTTAATTTAGCTGATATTAGTGAGTAAATTTAGTTTTTGATTAAAAATAGCGTCTTTATCACACTTATTTTGAATGATTCTAAATATGAATATTCATTCATTTAATTGTTTGATATTAATATCTATAGCCAAATTGTAGTTTAAACTCACTTCTAATATTACTAATGATTTTCTTGTTTGTGCACTTTGTATTTCATTTTTACATCTAATTATCCATTTAGAATAGAGGAATCTGATACTTCTACTAATTGCAGTATTTAAAGATAAAAGCGGTAAAGATTTTATTTGTTTATTGAAAATCATGGTAATTCTCGTTTCATTAATAATACAGCATATCAACGTTCTAATTTCTTAAAAGAGGATTAAGATGCTAGCTACTGTGTGTTCACTACTATTTATTGCTTAAATTGGTGGACTTTCAAATTTCAACTATCTAACATGAAAAATATTTTATTTAAATTCCAATTAATATATTTATTGCTTTTGATTACAAATTTATCTCATGGACAACCTCCAAAGTGGGAAGTAATCACAGAAAAAGATTATAGTTCTAAAAAATTACATTATTCAGATTATGTATACGATCCTAATGTTAGAACTGTGCAATTATATGCAAATGGAGGATCGAGAACAATACCTCAATTAAATACTCCTGTTGTTAGTTTAGATAGGCAATTTCCATTAACATTAGAGTTTGATGTTTTTGGTGATGATGCTGATTATTTTGAAGCTACATTAGTACATTGTAATAGAGACTGGACACCTTCAGAAATTCAATCAATTGAGTTCATGAAAGAATTTAACTCTTTTAAGTTGAACACCTTTGACTTTTCAATGAATACAAGGGTACCGTATGTTCATTTTAAATTTACCCTTCCAAGGGTTAAACTATCTGGAAATTATTTATTAAAAGTATATAGAGAGGGAAATGAGGGTGATTTAATAATTACTAAACGTTTTATAGTTTATGAAGGTACAGCAACTGTAATGCCCAAAATAGTTGATATGAAAGGTAGTAATAGAAGGTATATGCAACAGATTGATTTTACAGTCAATTATGGAAACTTAACTGTAGTGAATGCTAAACGAGATTTCTCTGTAAATATTTTACAAAATGGGAGATGGGATAATGCTACTGTTGGGTTACTACCTAGATTTATAAAAGGACATGAGCATATTTTAGATTATTCTTATTATGATGGTGAAAATGCCTTTCTAGGGAGCAATGAATTTAGAGTATTCGAAATAGGTAGTTTAAACGGGGGAGGAGCTGAAGTTTCAAGTACTGATAGAATGAAAAATTTTAATAGAGTACGGTTACATAAAGATTTAGTTAGAAATGGAAAGTCATTTAACCAACAGCAAAAAGATTATAACGGAGGGTTTGTAATTGGTGTTTTTGGTAAGCCTGATTATTGGATAGAAAGTGATTATATGGAAGTGTTTTTTACTTTACCAATGGAAACACAGGTGGTTGGAGATGTTTATATTTATGGAGCTTTCACTCAATGGCAGCTAAATGAAGAATATAAAATGGTGTATGATAATTCGAAAAAGGCTTACGTTGGTTCTGCTTTAGTAAAACAAGGCAGATATGATTACATGTATACAGTTTTAAACACATCTGCTATGGAGAGAGATGATGTAGCTTTAGAAGGGAGCTTTAATTTGACGAAAAATATGTATGAAATCTTTGTGTATTACAGAGGACCAGGAGATAGAGGGGACAGAGTTGTTGGTTATAGAAAAATAAATACTAATAGATAAAAACATTATTAATAGCATCAAAAAACGCATTTTAAAAAGCTAATTGAAAATAAATAAAATTATTTTTAACTATAATTCGCTGAAAAATAATGTGTTTACATTGGTTAGGATAAAAAAAACACAAAGATACTTGCGTGTTAAACAAAATACCTACACCTTTGCACCGCGTTAAACAAAAATGCTCCTGTTGAAAGGACAATATCGGGATGTAGCATAGTCCGGTTAATGTACCTGGTTTGGGACCAGGGGATCGCAGGTTCGAATCCTGCCATCCCGACTTTAAAGAACTTTTAAAGGATGGTCCGATAGCTCA
This region includes:
- a CDS encoding (Fe-S)-binding protein — its product is MIQIVQQLLFVAAIGLTGYLVTKRARFIYRNIKLGKDLEIKGDSNKRFANMFRLAFGQQKMFDRPVVGLMHFAVYAGFLLINIEVLEIVIDGLTGQHRIFAAVIPSGIYHFLASFFEIMALLVTVSCFIFLIRRNALRIPRFHMAEMKGWPYRDANIILYAEIILMTMLFSMNAADAVLQTMGNSHYPAIGTFAISQFLVPIFSGLSETTLVAIERSAWWVHIIGIFAFSVYITYSKHLHIFLAFPNTYFAKMEPKGEMTNMDSVTNEVKIMLGMPVETTDTGDSDEMPTFGAKDVQDLTWRNVMNAYSCTECGRCTSQCPANITGKKLSPRKVMMDVRDRAEEIGKNIDSNGGTFQDDGKSLYGDFITKEELMACTSCNACTEACPINIDPLGIILDMRRYVAMEESSTPQEWNMVFNNIENNQAPWAFSASDRFKWGEELRTQEIKKTVTEKENA
- a CDS encoding type IX secretion system plug protein; translated protein: MKNILFKFQLIYLLLLITNLSHGQPPKWEVITEKDYSSKKLHYSDYVYDPNVRTVQLYANGGSRTIPQLNTPVVSLDRQFPLTLEFDVFGDDADYFEATLVHCNRDWTPSEIQSIEFMKEFNSFKLNTFDFSMNTRVPYVHFKFTLPRVKLSGNYLLKVYREGNEGDLIITKRFIVYEGTATVMPKIVDMKGSNRRYMQQIDFTVNYGNLTVVNAKRDFSVNILQNGRWDNATVGLLPRFIKGHEHILDYSYYDGENAFLGSNEFRVFEIGSLNGGGAEVSSTDRMKNFNRVRLHKDLVRNGKSFNQQQKDYNGGFVIGVFGKPDYWIESDYMEVFFTLPMETQVVGDVYIYGAFTQWQLNEEYKMVYDNSKKAYVGSALVKQGRYDYMYTVLNTSAMERDDVALEGSFNLTKNMYEIFVYYRGPGDRGDRVVGYRKINTNR